Proteins from a single region of Hordeum vulgare subsp. vulgare chromosome 6H, MorexV3_pseudomolecules_assembly, whole genome shotgun sequence:
- the LOC123401689 gene encoding uncharacterized protein LOC123401689, whose protein sequence is MEEYLSRRSRTAIGFLRRGSGINRSPEETISQNTEVQGRTSRVNPMKTRLVDNQERPRYLHGSYKYASSNVMSGSSSKFPKKFPLRKFGEEKRRQTLLEGADVAESSRRKSDVGCLEGSKKTIVENQGSDAPQTETEGLTAKDDELIAPDPEVSHSAGSSGIPAHTDGSLIRSASLSSETHRQKNKELNLGRPGYSCSSSFSNQPTIPRIPTVGAKPSYGLVSGEQRRVPRGLKNLGCTSVSDVLPSGCSSDSVYRMSFDAMRKRASDGDGSSRSRFISGPSSLGHSHTIYPSISGPRIRTTEESVRQQKLRSRSRNIQDSAVSVRTRRTSPRDTRFRMSEETEDSVLHLNESNAGNQQSVGADFSVEEGSSERSIRPVSVELPHAIYSSSRQGSSTRTARRTSTSRFEQSPPQTFRSLARERGGHRRINMEGIAEVLLVLERIEQEAELTYEQLRVLETNLLLGAFTSHDHHSDMRMDIDNMSYEELLALEERIGFVSTALSEEQFAKCIRRRLYRPVAAKGNKTAIDDIKCSICQEEFVKGEEVGRLRCEHQYHVCCIRQWLLQKNWCPVCKAPALPSLN, encoded by the exons ATGGAGGAGTATTTAAGTAGGAGATCCAGAACAGCAATTGGGTTTCTCAGGAGAGGTTCAGGCATAAATCGAAGCCCTGAAGAGACAATCAGTCAGAACACTGAGGTACAGGGACGCACTTCAAGAGTCAATCCTATGAAAACCAGGCTGGTTGATAATCAGGAGAGACCCAGATATTTACATGGCTCGTATAAATATGCAAGCTCAAATGTCATGTCTGGAAGCTCTTCCaaatttcctaagaaatttcccctTAGAAAATTTGGTGAGGAAAAGCGAAGGCAGACTTTGTTGGAAGGGGCTGACGTTGCTGAAAGTAGTAGAAGAAAGTCCGATGTCGGGTGTCTGGAGGGTAGTAAGAAAACCATTGTAGAGAATCAGGGTTCAGATGCTCCACAGACTGAGACAGAAGGATTAACTGCCAAAGATGATGAACTGATAGCACCCGATCCTGAGGTTTCACATTCTGCTGGTTCTTCAGGTATACCTGCACATACAGATGGATCCCTGATAAGGAGCGCCTCACTAAGTTCTGAAACACATAGACAGAAGAATAAGGAATTGAATTTGGGCAGACCTGGATATTCTTGCTCTTCGTCATTTAGTAATCAGCCTACTATACCTAGAATTCCCACCGTTGGTGCAAAGCCATCATATGGTCTTGTTAGTGGAGAACAAAGACGTGTACCACGTGGTCTTAAAAACCTTGGTTGCACTTCAGTCTCTGATGTTCTGCCATCAGGATGTTCATCTGATTCTGTATATAGAATGAGCTTCGATGCTATGAGAAAGAGAGCTTCTGATGGGGATGGCTCTTCCAGATCAAGATTCATAAGTGGACCATCCAGTTTAGGTCATTCACATACAATATATCCTAGCATTAGTGGTCCCAGAATCAGAACTACCGAAGAATCAGTTCGGCAACAAAAATTACGAAGCCGCAGCAGAAATATTCAGGATTCAGCAGTATCAGTAAGGACAAGACGGACTTCTCCTCGAGACACTAGGTTCAGGATGTCCGAGGAAACAGAGGATTCCGTGCTTCATCTGAATGAGTCTAACGCCGGGAATCAACAGTCAGTCGGTGCTGATTTTTCTGTGGAAGAGGGTTCTTCAGAACGCTCCATAAGACCAGTCTCTGTGGAACTACCTCATGCAATTTACTCATCTAGTCGTCAGGGATCGAGTACTCGGACTGCCAGGAGAACATCGACCTCTCGTTTTGAGCAAAGCCCCCCACAAACATTTCGCAGTCTGGCGAGGGAAAGAGGTGGCCACAGACGCATAAACATGGAAGGCATTGCAGAG GTATTGCTAGTGCtggagaggattgaacaagaagcTGAGCTTACTTATGAG CAATTGCGGGTACTGGAGACAAATCTGTTACTTGGTGCCTTTACCTCCCATGACCACCATAGCGACATGCGGATGGATATTGACAACATGTCCTATGAG GAACTATTAGCATTAGAAGAGAGAATAGGATTCGTAAGTACTGCTCTTTCTGAAGAACAGTTTGCGAAATGTATCAGAAGGCGTTTATATAGACCAGTTGCTGCAAAGGGAAACAAAACAGCCATAGATGACATCAAATGCAGCATATGCCAG GAGGAGTTCGTGAAGGGCGAAGAGGTTGGCAGGTTGCGGTGCGAGCACCAGTACCATGTGTGCTGCATTCGCCAGTGGCTCCTGCAGAAGAACTGGTGCCCAGTCTGCAAAGCTCCAGCGTTGCCCTCTCTGAACTGA